A stretch of DNA from Desulfobulbaceae bacterium:
AGGCTGGGGAAAGATGCCGTGGTTACTGTCGTAGCGGAGCAGGTGGGCGGCTTGGTCGATTGGCTCCAGCGAGTTGATCGCTCGCAATTCTAGACCCGCGCCAGCGTCGGAGGTAAGTAGCCTCGTAATCTGGCGGCCTATTCGGCCAAAGCCGTTGATTGCTATTTTAATTGACATTGTCGATGTTATTTCAGAGAGTGAAATGAGGTGCTTTTATACCACACTTCCTGGCGGCTGACAAAAAAAATGGTATTGTCTCTGGAGTTGAACTGAAGGAGTCTTTGGGGCTGGTTTTTTTGGTGAGATAATCGTAGACTAGAACACAGTGCCAAAGGGTGTCCGTGTATACGCGTGTGTGGTAGCTGAATACAAATTAAGTTGAGCGGAGCGTTCCATGTGTCTTGCCATCCCAGGAAAATTAATCGCAAAGTATGAAAATACCGGCTTGAAAATGGGGCAGGTGGATTATGACGGCACCATTTCCAATGTGTGTTTGGAGTATGTGCCGGAGATCGAGATCGGGCAGTACACTGTGGTCCATGCTGGGTTTGCCCTTTCTGTCCTGGATGAAGAAGAGGCTCGGAAGACGCTCGAGTTGTGGCAGGAGTTGCTGGAGAAGGCCGACCAGATGCGGAATAATGAGCAGGCACTTATCAGGAGCGACGATGACCCGTTATCTTGATGAGTTCCGTGATCCAGCCATTGCCAAGGTCATGATCGATGAAGTTCGGCGTTTGAGGACCAGGCCTTGGGTGATTATGGAGGTGTGCGGGGGCCAGACTCACGCTATTGTCCGTAGCGGTATTGATCAGCTTCTGCCTCCCGAGATTTCATTGGTCCATGGTCCGGGGTGCCCTGTCTGCGTTACTCCGCTTGAGATTATTGATCAGGCTATTGCCATTGCCAGCAGGCCGGGGGTGATTTTTACCAGTTTTGGCGATATGCTGAGGGTCCCCGGCAGTGATCGGGATCTGTTGACTGCCCGATCAGAGGGGGGTGATGTCCGGATTGTCTATTCACCCCTTGATGCGGTGCAGATTGCCCGCGACAACCCTGGCCGGCAGGTGGTGTTTTTGGCAATAGGTTTTGAAACCACGGCCCCTGGCAATGC
This window harbors:
- a CDS encoding HypC/HybG/HupF family hydrogenase formation chaperone produces the protein MCLAIPGKLIAKYENTGLKMGQVDYDGTISNVCLEYVPEIEIGQYTVVHAGFALSVLDEEEARKTLELWQELLEKADQMRNNEQALIRSDDDPLS